cattgaaggcgaagcttgtctgttattgaaccaagtgatgaaggggaagaacaagcagaagaaaaacaaaaatcaactcctggtgctgtaatgaagcactggaactgtgatgacacaagtaatgatatagttttgcatcttaatttattgctatgtctggaacgagcaattgttttgccactgatttgatgccactcttaatgtaatacgtaattatctctacttgtgcaaacagggatcttctttgaagataccatatattttagtggaactgcacaagaagatgttggaaacattaatctaatcgaggagtatatagtaagcatggccaccacaatagatagcaacagatggttccggagaagtgcttcatctgtatgctctacataataagcctcctgacaaaggttggtactcgcccactgatttcatccatatgattgagctttgtcatatctattggtgttgtgctactgtttagatgctgtcatcaaaaagtggtattgtccttgagaagtgcttcatctgtgctgttttaaatatttcctttccttttttcgagcaaacagggatgctagcatttagttatcctcttgcctttgcacaacaggatcatcctcctctgaagaagaatatggagtacgtgaagtgactagttccgattatgccaggatgaagaagccctgtctatcttctcatcagaaggagcagttgaaggatggttacattaccccccacaagaccaaactaacttcagctcagaaggactgacaaatctccattttcttgctgtgatgcacgagtacaatgttgttctaggattctttccggtgagttccatttttgtaaaagtgtgctctacatggaccatgtaggtgcctgtttaaactgtcaattcatagtacatttgctttatactaatgactttttttgtatttgtgcaaacaggggtgctcagcttgatttcaatgggaactgcacaaaatgttcatgaatacatcgaatcattcatttccaccacaagaaaggaggtgccgataagttcaaggcgttgcaacatataagggcgaaatcatacaagctacgtgcgaatttggttgattttggtggaactgcacaaaaagaacaactggtttatttagcacgaggtgccatgtcaatgtccgaactgatggcaaaccctgcccattccacaatcgtaggcatttgatattttggaataggaaaaccttgtcaaattttgctcattgattttagcaagaagacatgcgtttgatattttcgaatgggacgccctttgctgtcagcagcgtcgatccattttttctttattctttagttgtgaagtaaatattggctctgacatgtgaatcgctgagatgcataatcatcaattgttttgaatgttctctatgacatgtaaatcgctgtgattgcaatgtacaggaacgctaaaaagctgctcaaactctttgtactccttctgttcctttttacttcgcacattgtccggtagcatacaactgaagtgctcaagttctctagcaaatgactgtatctcatgagcttgctcaaccacggagccctcttcaatcatcctgtaatcatagaattgctccatgatgtacagctcagtgccagcaaccgaagggtagcagcggtggccttacttggaccgaAGTGTAAAATGATCGTAACAAGAAagtaaagtttctacgatctgatcgtggaggagaatatttgagttacgagtttggtcttcatttgaaacaatgtggaatagtttcgcaactcatgccacctggaacaccacagcgtaatcgtgtgtccaaacatcgtaaccatactctattagatatggtgcaatctatgatgtctcttaccgatttaccactatcgttttggggttatgcattagagatagctgcattcacgttaaatagggcaccatctaaatccgttgagacgacaccatatgaactgtggtttagcaagaaacccaaattgtcgtttcttaaagtttggggttgcgatgcttatgtgaaaaagttttagcctgataagctcaaacccaaatcggaaaaatgcgtcttcataaggatacccaaaagaaactgttgggtacaccttctatcacagatccgaaggcaagatctttgttgctaagagtggatcctttctagagaaggagtttctctcgaaagaagtgattgggaggaaggtagaacttgatgaggtaattgtaccttctcccaaattggaaagtagttcatcacagaaatcagttccagtgatacctacaccaattagtgaggaagttaatgatgatgatcatgaaacttcagatcaagttactaccgaacctcgtaggtcaaccagagtacggtacgcaccagagtggtacggtaatcctgttctggaggtcatgttacttgaccatgacgaacctacgaactatgaggaagtgatgatgagcccaggttccgcgaaatggcttgaggccatgaaatctgagatgggatccatgtatgagaacaaagtgtggactttggttgacttgcccgatgatcggcaagccatagaaaataaatggatcttcaagaggaagacgaacgctgatagtagtgttactatctacaaagctagacttgtcgaaaatggtttttgacaagttcaaggtgttgactacaatgagattttctcacttgtatcgatgcttaaaagtctgtccaaatcatgttagcaattgccacattttatgaaatttggcaaatggatgtcaaacctgcattccttaaatgaatttcttaaagaagagttgtatatgatgcaaccagaaggttttgtcgatcctaaaggtgctaacaaagtgtgcaaagctccagcgatccatctatggactagtgcaagcatctcggagttggaatatacgctttgatgagttgatcaaagcatatagttttatacagacttgcggtgaagcctgtatttacaggaaagtgagtgggagcactacagcctttctgataagtatatgtgaatgatatATTGTtgtcggaaatgatgtagaattttctggaaagcataaaggagtgtttgaaaggagtttttcaaagaaagacctcggtgaagttgcttacatattgggcatcaagatctatagagatagatcaagacgcttgataagttttttcaattagtacataccttgacaaaattttgaagtagttcaaaatggaacagtcaaagaaagagttcttgcctgtgttgtgAGGTGTGAAGTTGACTCAAAGcgcgaccacggcagaagataggaagagaatgaaagtcattccctatgcctcagccataggttctataaatgtatgccatgctgtgtaccagacctattgtataccctgcactgtgtttggcaagggagtacaatagtgatctaggagtagatcactggacatcggtcaaattatccttagtggaataaggatatgtttctcgattatggaggtaacaaaaggttcatcgtaaagggttacgtcgatgcaagttttgacactgatccagactctaagtctcaatctagatacatattgaaagtgggagcaaatagctagagtagctccgtgcagagcattgttgacatagaaatttgcaaaatacatacggatctgaatatggcagacccgttgactaaacttctctcacaagcaaaacatgatcacaccttagtactctttgggtgttaatcacatggcgatgtgaactaagattactgactctagtaaaccctttgagtgttggtcacatggcgatgtgaactatgagtgttaatcacatggtgatatgaactattggtgttaaatcacatggcgatgtgaactagaataTTAAATcaagtgcaagtgggagactgaaggaaatatgccctagaggcaataataaagttattatttatttccttatttcatgataaatgtttattattcatgctagaattgtattaaccggaaacttagtacatgtgtgaatacatagacaaacagaatgttactagtatgcctctacttgactagctcgttgaatcaaagatggttaagtttcctagccatagacatgagttgttatttgattaacgggatcacatcattagagaatgatgtgattgacttgacccattccgttagcttagcattcgatcgttcagtatattgctattgctttcttcatgacttatacatgttcctatgactatgagattatgcaactcccgaataccgaaggaacactttgtgtgctaccaaacgtcacaacgtaactgggtgattataaaggtgctctacaggtgtctccgatggtacttgttgagttggcatagatcgagattaggatttgtcactctgattgtcggagaggtatctctgggccctctcggtaatgcacatcactataagccttgcaagcaatgcaactaatgagttagttacgggatgatgtattacggaatgagtaaagagacttgccagtaccGAGATAttactaggtattgagataccgatgatcgaatctcgggcaagtaacatactgatgacaaagggaacaacgtatgttattatgcggtttgaccgataaagattcgtagaatatgtaggagccaatatgagcatccaggttccgctattggttattgaccgaaaatgagtctcggtcatgtctacatagttctcgaacccgtagggtccgcacgcttaacgttcgatgacgatcggtattatgattttatgtgttttgatgtaccgaaggtagttcagagtcccggatatgatcacggacatgacgaggagtctcgaaatggtcgagacataaagattgatatattggacgactatattttgacatcggaatggttccgggtgtgatcgggaatataccggagcaccgagaggttaccggaaccccccgggaggtatatgggccttattgggccttagtggaaaagaggggaaaggagcaaaggaggggcgcccccccaagcccaatccgaattgggaggggggccgggcccccctttccttcctccctccttccccttccttccctctcctaatcctacttggaagggggggaatcctactcccggtgggagtaggactcccctagggtgcgccatagagagggccggccctccccctcctccactcctttatatacgggggaggggggcaccccatgaagacacaagttgatcagttgatcttttagccgtgtgcagtgcccccctccaccataatccacctcggtcatatcgtagcggtgcttaggcgaagccctgcatcgatagcaacatcatcacggtcatcacgccgtcgtgctgacggaactctcccgcgaagctctgctggatcgtgagttcgtgggacgtcaccgagctgaacgtgtgctgaactcggaggtgccgtgcgtacggtacttggatcggtcggatcgtgaagacgtacgactacatcaaccgcattgtcataacacttccgcttacggtctatgagggtacgtggacgacactctcgcctctcgttgctatgcatcaccatgatcttgcgtgtgtgtaggaatttttttgaaattactacgttccccaacagagggactattgtgtttgtgagaattgcaggataacacaggtagtagtccctcattgattcggtttacctaccagagatgacccctaaaaatgtgtgaagaccttgaagacaatggtggtatatgaagatattcacaacgaagattatgactcgagaagacattcacgtgaagactatggagtgcgaagacatagttatttcgtagtttctttttcttctttgttgagtcataggaaccaccacattgttaagtggggtccaagtgaacaaagtcagagtgactgaagtgatgctcaaccaaatcctatgtcttcgagtgaagacaatgagagcaaattttatccagagttggatgaatcagctttacttgtagcccaagtcaagctgccgcgtgtgtttgaaatctgaccgttggacacgtgtcagttccttagtgacccagggtcatttcggacaaatcatgtcgggttgcctcctggctataaatagcccaccccctacaccataaattggtggctgctcagagttagtgcacggcttttgtcgtttgagagcaacccacctccgaagcatttgagagagagatccttgcgaggacaaagcccaaaacactcagagccaaagagtgttaggcatcactgaagtctttctgtccacgtgatctgaagacttattacacttcaggactgtgaatcctctagccggttaggcgtcacgttctgagcatacaagagtcattgtggattgccggtaaacgaagtctgtgaaggtttggaagtctaccttgaagactttcctgagtgattgggcgaggactgagtgtccttagctcaaggggaataaggtcaaggcgcggtcttctgagttgaatctcagcctccctaaccagacgtacagttgtcacagcaactggaacaggtccaacaaatccctgtcctcaccaagcaactggttctatctcctccctctatttacttacagtttgtcttcatgaagtcttTGCCTTCCTGTTAGATatgattgacttcactgtgtgacgactattgttgtttagcttcatactatcttccatcctgatccatattacctagctgctaatagtctttgtactttcacttcattgcttacttgactttGGTTGTCTAGTGTAGTCTTCTGTCCGCTGCACGTCAATAgattcatttctattgtttgtcttcaaaacaccatgttttgaagactttcataaaaatcgcctattcacccccctctagtcgataactagcacttcaattctagcatgaataataaacatttatcatgatataaggaaatataaatagcaactttattattgcctttagggcatattttcttcactGACTTGGCAGTGGCACATGCTCTAAGAATAGTGCAGAGCATCTGACGGCAGCTAAAGCGTTCGGGTTAAAAGTCAAAAGACAGGCCGTTTGGGAGTTATTGAACCCGTTCTTTTTTTTGACGGGTGAGGGTTAGCTAGCGGGAGGGGCACTGGTTCTGTTATTGTTTTTCCTACGAGAAGAGATAGGAGAGGATAAACATAACGAGAAATCTAACAGATGCGAACGATTTCATCGCCGTCCGATGCGCACGTGTGGGTAGATGGGCCTCGATCTGTTTTCCTGATTTTTCGACAAAGTTGCCTTGCACGTCGCGATCCAACAGTCAGCCTGCAATCCACGCACACGTCCGCGTTTTTTACCAGGTCAACTGTGATTCGGCCCATAATCCCCATGCTTGTCTTTTTTACCGGGACCTCCTATTGCGATTTCCTATTTGCGGCAAAGTGTCGACTAATCGCACAGGGGGGTGCGACTAGCGAGCTATTTGGGTCGGCCCATCTTTAGCATCCGTACAGATTCCGGTTTTGGGATCCTTCCAGAGCGTTCCAAGCCGGTTCTTACTGGTTTTGGGAACCATCCAGAAGGTTCCTGAACcggtttttattttattttttttctttttctattttacTCGTTCTGTTTTCTGCTTCCTCCTTTTTCttgttctttttttcttttctttttgttacTTTTTTGTTTTCTTCCAGTTTTCCTTTTCAAGTTAATTTCTCTTTTCAACAAATTTTCTTTCTTagattttttctttcttttctattttcttaTATTTTTTTCAAATCTTTTTTCAAAGTATTCAAGTTTTGTTCATGTTGATAAAAAATGTTCTCCAAATTTAAAAATTGTTCTCATTACACAAAAGGTTCAAAACTTTCGAAATTCATAAAATGTACTGGATTTCAATTTTTGTTCACGTATTCAAAAACATCACGCTTCAAATTTGTTCCctgtttcaaaatttgttctcaaGATTCAAAAAATGACCTTGCTATAAAATTTTGTTCGCGCGTTGAAATTTGTTCTCCGTTTCGAAATTTGTTCTCAAGATTCAAAAAAAGTTTGTGCTTTAAGAAACTGTTCACAAATTCCCAAACGTTCATGTTTTCAGAAAATGTTCTGTTTTCGAAAAAATGTTCTCAATACACAAAATAGTTCAAAACTTTCAGAATTCAGAAAATGTACcggatttcaattttttgttcATGTATTCAAAAATAATTACGCTTCCAAATTTGTTCAGGATTTTTAAAATTTGTTCTTCAAATCCAAAAAATGTCCGTGCTTTAAAAAAATGTCCGTGCTTCGAAATTTGTTCTCAAGATTCAAAAAATATTCGTGCGTTAAAAAATTGCTCACAAATTCCAAAAGCTTCATCTTTTCAAAAATGTTTGggaaattcaaaatttgtttGCGTGCAAAAGTTGTTTGTGTTTCCAATTCAGTTTTTTGGGTAGTTTAAAAAATGTTCCCTTTGTAAAAATTGTTCGCTTCTCCAAAATTCATTTGCGTGTTTAAATATGTTTGAGTTTTcaaaaaatttgaaaaatgttcgcgTATGGTAAAACATTCACGTTTTATTTCCGAAAAAAAGTTTTTGCGTTCGAATTTTTGAAAAAATTCGGATCGGTGTTTGAGTTCTTAAGGTGTTACGCTGTGCTACAATCATTAAAGGTCCCTAGGTCAACTGGATATAGTTATATGCACTCACGCAGCAGGTCGAGCGCCACTGGGCCAACCCAGTAGAGGCTGCCGTGAGCGCTGTAAACCAGCTTCGTTATTGTAGCCGCTAAGTGCTCGCATGGGTTCAATCCCAGGATCTCATGTTCTTGTGCGTGCTTTGCTAGCCAACGGAGCTAATGACCTATCTTGTCTATGTACTACCGCGAGACTCTAAGAACCAAAGACAGCAGGAAATCTGAAACTTTTTAAATTTCGAACGTGAACATTTGTCAAAATGGGAATATTTTTAGAATCACGAACACTTTTCGAATCCGTGAACAGAATTTAGAAAACTCTACTTTTTTGAAAAAACGGAATTTTATTGAATCTTCAACAAGGTTTGAAATTCTTAACAAGATTTGAAAATGTGAACTGATTGTTAAAACAATAATATTTTCATAAAAGAGGAACGCTTTTCAAACTCATAAACAAAATTGGAAAATGCGATTTTTTTAATTTGCAAACAAATTtagaaaacatgaacatttttcgtAATTGTGAATAATTTTAACgggaacaatttttgaaattccaaaacattatttgaatttgtgaacaagtTTAAAAGTTTTGATCATTTTTGGGCAAAAGTTAAAAGTTTCTAAATCTTGTGAAAAAATTGAAATATGTGAACAATTTTTTGGAAACACAAACTTTTTTGAATTTTCCGAACAAATTTTTTAAACTAGAAATTTTTTTATTCGTGTTTatataaaataaaaaataagaaTATTTTACGTGAACGCGAACAAATTTTAAATTATGTTAACATATTTTGAAAAAACTCAAACATTTTCGGAAAAGATGAACATTtttatgaatattttttaaatggaacattttttgaatataaTAACAAAATTTGAAAATGTGAACAACTTTCGGAAAAGTGAACAAATGTTTGAAACTCCCGAACAAATTTGGAGAAGTGAACACATTTTGAAAATGTGAAAAATTTCTAAATTTGCAAACAATTTTGAAAGAGACGAACATCTAAAAATATTGAAAAGGAAAAAAGTAAACAAAAAAGGAGAGAAAAGCAAAAAAAacaggaaagaagaaaataataaaagaaacaacaacagaaaaaaggaagaaaaaagaaCCGATtcaggaaccttctagaaggttcccaaaactggAAAAAAAAGTGTGGTCATCTATAGAAGGTTCGGAAAATCGGGATAGCTGAAAtgattaatgggccggcccaaatgATCAATGCTTGGTTTCCAGGAGCACTTGGGCATTAACAAGTGAAGCAATCCTTGACAAACTAAGTGCTTCGGCAGAAGATAATGTGAAGAGATGGATCTTCACTATGCACGAACACTTGAGCCAGGAGGATTTCACACTGTTCGTGGTCACATTATGGGCAATCCGGGGTGCTCGCAGGAAGGCCATGTATGAGGATATTTTCCAGACTCCTTGGTCCATCAACGGTTTCATACAATCTTATATAGGCGAACTCAAGGCCATGTGGAAGCCGGCTACTGCTAGCAGGACTGTGACTAGAAGCCAGCCGACCCACTGGATTGCACCGTCGGTGGGTTTAGCAAAGCTCAATGCTGATGCTGCTGTCGGGAGAGGAGGAGCGTATGGGACTGTTGGAGTGATCTGTAGAAATCATCAGGGCTTATTCTTGGGAGCTTCGGTTGTTGTTTTTCCCAACTTGTCAGACCCAACTACACTGGAGGCAATGGCCATAAGAGAGGCGCTATCTCTAGCTGATGATCTTTACGGACGGAAGATTCAGGTTGCCAGCGACTGCAAAGTTGCAGTAGACGACAAGGGAAGATATGGTGCAATTGTGCATGAAATAGTGCAGCACAAGTGTACTTTTCATACATGTAATATTAGGCATGAATTTCGTAGCTTGAACTTCGAGGCTCACAAGCTCGCAAAGCACGCTTTATCATTAGGAGCTGGTCGCCATGTTTGGTTAGGCCAGCCCAATGGACTTGGTTTCGTCCTTGTAAACATTGTGACGGAGTAATAAAGCTTTGCAGTTTGTCTAAAAAAAACCAGGTGAACTAGTGATCCAATTTTTTTGGGGCGAGAAAATAAAAATTAAGGTGGGGAAAGGAGGATCGAAGGCATTCTAACTGTcagcccgcaatccacgcacacGTCCGCGCTTTTTACCAGGTCAACTTGTGATTCGGCCCATAATCCCCGTGCTTGCCTATTTTACCAGATGAACTGGTGATCCAATTTTTCCGAGCTGGCCAACTCACCCACCATTAGTTGTTGTCATCAGTTTCCAGATCTTTTCTATGATTACTTAGGTATCTGTTTTACCACATTGAATATGACGTGagatttttttttccttttttgatgATCAAATTTTTCTAAGCATTATTTGAAcattttatttccttttttctaGTTAGACGACATGCTAAAAGTCCAGATAACTTATGCCTAGAAACACCGTGGTAATTTTTCTCCCGGTGATTTCTTTTGTTCAAACATATCCCAATAAATTATGTGTAAATATCATAGTAGTTTACACACCGTAGACCTGGTTACTTTTGATCGAGGGGAAAATGTTTATTGAAACATAACCCAATATTTTCTTTGTAAGTAACATGATAGTATATGCATCACAGACATGATAACTTATGTACAAACACCACGGTAACTTTGACCGAGTGAAAAGGTTATTGAAAACATACCTCGATAATTTCTgtgtaaatagcatggtaatataCAAATAGCGGACATGATAACTTACATATAAACACCCGTGGTACCGTGGATTTTGTTGGTATTGAAATATATTCCCGATAACTTATATGTAAATAGCACGATAACATACGAAATATAGCCTGATAACTTAAATACAAACACTGTCGTGATTTTTGACCCGAAGAGAAAAGACATACCTCCGGCAACATGTGTAATCTGCATGGTAAATTACGCACCATAGAGCTGGTAACTCACATATAAACATCATGATAACTTTTTTGACAGAAAGAGAAAAGTTGTTGAAAACATACCCGCGATAATTTTTGTGTAAACACCGCAAACTTGATAAATGGCGTACAAACCTGAGATCTAATTTCAAAGGTCTCGTTGCGACGGATGGAGGAACCATTTTGTATGTACCGGTAATGTTCTTTGTAAACATCATGATAACTTATGTACCACAGATCTGATTACTTATATAGTACAAGCGTGGTTGCCTGAAAAAAGTCATTGGAACATACCAACATGAACACAAATGTGGTATGTTCTGTGTGAAGAGCATGGTAATTTACGAATCAACACCTGATAATTTACGTACAAACATTGTGGTAACTTTGGCGGGGGTGGGGTTGTTGTTATACACCCCTGATAACTTTatgaatagcatggtaatttatGCACCACAGATCGAATAACTTTTGTGCAACACGTTGGTAACTTTTGACCCAGGAAAATAAACTTGAAGAAACATGTCCTTGATAATTTTTGTGTGAATTACATGGTAATTTACGCAACGCAGACCTGATGATAACTTACGTACAAACACGGTGATAGTTTTGACCCGGTAACTCATGTGTAAATAATATGATAATATGTGCACAACTGAGTTGATAACTTACTTAGCCTAGGGTGTGATAACTTTCGACCGGGAGGGGGGACTTGTTGAAACACACCCGTCGGCAACTTGTGTGTGAATAGCATGGTAATGTACACACAATAGAGTTGATAACATAGTTAGCTTAGGCGTTGTCGAAGCATATTAACATGAAATCTAGTTTTGAATATCTCGTCGTAATGGAATTTTTATGTGAAAATGGCTTTTGTATCAGAGCGACGGTTTAAGTTACAAAACATTCCCATTTTTTTGAATTTCAATGGAATCTTCCCTGAGATTAGCATGTTTCGTCCTTTAGGGCAAGCATGAATGTGCATGTGGGGAGAAGGTCGAAGAAACCATTTTTTATGCCACGGTAATTGTGTAAACAACATGATAACTTATGTTGAACTGACATGATAATTTACGTAGCACATGCGTGGTAACTTTTATACCAAAAAAATCGCCAgaacatatcaacatgggatctaattCTAAAGATCTCGTCGCGATGAATCTTTTATGTGAAAACAGTTTTTCAATCAGACTGATGATTTGAGCTACGAAACATTTTCAAGTTTCAAAATAGGGAGATATAGGATGACATTGTCATCTAATGCATACATGCATGTGCACGTGGGAAGAAAGGTTCGAATACCATTTTTTTCATGTCCGGTAATTTCTGAAAACAACTTGGTAACTTATATGTCTCAGACATAGTAAC
This sequence is a window from Aegilops tauschii subsp. strangulata cultivar AL8/78 chromosome 7, Aet v6.0, whole genome shotgun sequence. Protein-coding genes within it:
- the LOC141027345 gene encoding uncharacterized protein; this encodes MHEHLSQEDFTLFVVTLWAIRGARRKAMYEDIFQTPWSINGFIQSYIGELKAMWKPATASRTVTRSQPTHWIAPSVGLAKLNADAAVGRGGAYGTVGVICRNHQGLFLGASVVVFPNLSDPTTLEAMAIREALSLADDLYGRKIQVASDCKVAVDDKGRYGAIVHEIVQHKCTFHTCNIRHEFRSLNFEAHKLAKHALSLGAGRHVWLGQPNGLGFVLVNIVTE